In the Verrucomicrobiia bacterium genome, one interval contains:
- a CDS encoding Gfo/Idh/MocA family oxidoreductase → MSKNTSAAKESRNPLNRRHFLTRTLQAGALLAAPQIVRGAVLGMDGGVAPSDRIVLGGIGIGHRGTYDLGCFLEEPDVQFVAVCDVKAERREAVKRKADDKYGNQDCAMYRDMRELLARKDIDAVLIATGPNWHATAATLAANAGKDMYCEKPCTKNIVQSLALAATIRRTGRVFQAGTQRRSLPNFAFAVDLARRGKLGKLKTVYAHPDGLATTMSGWAPAEPEPPKEKVDWDLYLGPAAWRPFNKRWLDGFNFEKGGGMVGGGCLEWGSHCVDLCQWANDADGTSPVEYEPAGKELHARYANGVNLVMRDDGWIGLGSCPVRFEGETGWVETGDDGDLVASSKALLVGEGAKVTGYPANFHIRDFLDCVKTRGQTRANADAMCYSHITCHAANIALYLNRKVNFDPVKSEFIGDEQANRLRSEALREPWRI, encoded by the coding sequence ATGAGCAAAAATACATCCGCAGCGAAGGAGAGCCGAAATCCGCTTAACCGGCGCCATTTCTTAACAAGAACCCTGCAAGCCGGCGCCCTGCTGGCTGCCCCGCAAATCGTTCGCGGGGCCGTGCTGGGCATGGATGGCGGGGTAGCGCCAAGCGACCGGATTGTCTTGGGCGGCATCGGAATCGGCCACCGGGGCACCTATGACCTGGGGTGTTTCCTCGAAGAGCCCGACGTGCAGTTCGTCGCGGTTTGCGACGTGAAAGCCGAGCGGCGAGAAGCCGTCAAGAGAAAGGCCGACGACAAATACGGCAACCAGGATTGCGCCATGTACCGCGATATGCGGGAGTTGCTTGCCCGCAAGGATATTGACGCGGTGCTCATTGCCACCGGCCCCAATTGGCATGCGACGGCCGCGACTTTGGCCGCCAACGCAGGCAAGGACATGTATTGCGAAAAGCCATGCACCAAGAACATCGTCCAAAGCCTCGCCCTGGCTGCCACTATCCGCCGCACCGGGCGCGTGTTCCAGGCCGGAACCCAGCGAAGGAGCCTGCCCAACTTCGCTTTCGCCGTCGATTTGGCCCGGCGCGGCAAGCTCGGCAAGCTCAAAACGGTGTACGCGCATCCCGACGGATTGGCCACCACGATGAGCGGTTGGGCGCCGGCAGAACCCGAGCCGCCCAAGGAAAAAGTGGATTGGGATTTGTACCTAGGACCGGCCGCCTGGAGACCCTTTAACAAACGGTGGCTGGACGGTTTTAATTTTGAAAAAGGCGGGGGGATGGTTGGCGGGGGCTGCCTGGAATGGGGCTCGCATTGCGTCGATCTTTGCCAGTGGGCCAATGACGCCGATGGCACTTCCCCCGTCGAGTACGAGCCGGCCGGCAAGGAGTTGCACGCCCGCTACGCCAATGGCGTAAACCTGGTCATGCGCGACGACGGCTGGATTGGATTGGGCTCGTGCCCGGTACGGTTCGAAGGCGAGACCGGCTGGGTGGAGACCGGCGACGATGGGGACCTGGTGGCCAGCTCGAAAGCACTGCTGGTCGGCGAAGGCGCCAAAGTCACGGGTTACCCCGCCAACTTCCACATCCGGGATTTCCTGGATTGCGTCAAAACGCGTGGCCAGACCAGGGCCAATGCTGACGCGATGTGCTATTCGCACATCACCTGCCACGCCGCAAATATCGCCCTCTACTTGAATCGCAAGGTGAACTTCGATCCGGTGAAGAGCGAGTTCATCGGTGATGAACAGGCCAATCGTCTCCGCTCCGAAGCCTTGCGGGAACCGTGGCGAATTTAA